A stretch of the Synechocystis sp. PCC 7338 genome encodes the following:
- a CDS encoding hydrogenase subunit MbhD domain-containing protein: MLDFGAWLQNTDGIVLAIAVLLPVSASLVVVQSNPYQALVMRGILGAVAALVYALLGAADVALTEALVGTMLSITLYAVAVRSSLTLRVGILPPLGPSPQSLPPDVHQAISAAIAPYHLRLQIVPCPLDSETVSPQQSPQVIFDPAAPALLTPIERLAEIFSATIPSSQLKVVLTPINPIPSSQEVVR, from the coding sequence ATGCTTGATTTTGGCGCTTGGTTACAAAATACCGATGGCATTGTCCTGGCGATCGCCGTTTTATTGCCGGTAAGTGCCAGTTTGGTGGTGGTGCAAAGTAACCCCTATCAGGCCCTGGTGATGCGGGGGATTTTAGGGGCGGTGGCAGCCTTGGTATATGCCCTGTTGGGGGCGGCGGATGTGGCATTAACGGAGGCGTTGGTGGGCACCATGTTGTCGATTACGCTCTATGCGGTGGCAGTGCGGTCTTCCCTCACTTTACGGGTGGGAATTTTGCCCCCCCTAGGCCCATCCCCCCAATCCTTACCCCCCGATGTGCACCAAGCCATCTCAGCGGCGATCGCCCCCTACCATCTCCGCTTACAAATTGTGCCCTGTCCCCTAGATAGTGAAACTGTGTCTCCCCAACAATCTCCCCAGGTTATTTTTGACCCGGCCGCCCCGGCCCTGTTGACCCCCATTGAGCGTTTGGCAGAAATCTTCTCCGCCACCATTCCTTCCAGTCAACTAAAAGTGGTGTTGACTCCCATTAACCCCATTCCTTCTTCCCAGGAGGTAGTCCGATGA
- a CDS encoding Crp/Fnr family transcriptional regulator has protein sequence MAPQKPAAKQLKQLANEISFFRALSKDLLMQTITYLSFRNYPCSQSMLFENYYGGSIYFIAEGWIKVCAIDESSKNNIYTLYGPDEMVGAIAAVEEDWNPKEAVTLSPAKIWSIPTQDFLNLLKEDPQASIQVAIFASKRLRKLNQYFRLREADSMTKVAHILLELVQQKENRISTKKHRVLIPNLPHRETAILSGVTRETVTRTLSKLEKKGLILRQGATIEILNLDFLQQLVSGNPTSV, from the coding sequence ATGGCACCGCAAAAGCCTGCAGCAAAACAACTTAAACAATTGGCCAACGAAATTTCTTTTTTCCGGGCCTTATCAAAAGATTTGTTGATGCAAACTATTACTTACCTAAGCTTTCGTAATTATCCCTGTAGTCAGTCAATGTTATTTGAAAATTATTACGGGGGTTCAATTTATTTTATTGCTGAAGGTTGGATCAAGGTATGTGCCATTGATGAATCTTCAAAAAATAATATCTATACTCTTTACGGTCCGGACGAGATGGTGGGGGCGATCGCCGCCGTGGAAGAAGACTGGAACCCCAAGGAAGCGGTCACTCTGTCCCCTGCCAAGATCTGGAGTATTCCTACCCAAGATTTCCTAAATTTGCTCAAGGAAGATCCCCAAGCTAGTATTCAGGTAGCTATTTTTGCGTCCAAACGTCTGAGAAAGTTAAACCAATATTTTCGTCTAAGGGAAGCAGATAGTATGACCAAAGTGGCGCATATTTTGCTGGAATTGGTGCAACAGAAGGAAAATAGAATAAGCACCAAAAAACATAGGGTATTAATACCGAATTTGCCCCACCGAGAAACAGCCATTCTCAGTGGAGTTACTAGGGAAACCGTCACCCGCACATTGAGTAAATTGGAGAAAAAGGGCCTAATTTTGCGCCAGGGGGCCACGATTGAAATTCTCAATTTGGATTTTCTTCAGCAACTGGTCAGTGGCAATCCTACTTCGGTCTAA
- a CDS encoding PilW family protein, with product MKLSTVYKLFLLASASAPNFARKNNRGVTIIELIVGMVIAGILIQLAYFAFSVNREMYLKDAAKNDTNQNLKTVFEVVGPAITQAGEGVGVDSSFPVISIEPFPTSSDNSKLTVRQLKVSTKLRICQDLAAGAQTSITVLTSDLAAPAGCVPVDGNGDNYPDDWLEWRSYRQSNGGTLRIYIYDGSGRLEPLNYTGEKVHDASGAAITGTPSANQVASASIDVTGTLANAYTAGGATRLIIVEERTYQLNGNTLQTIIDSGSPINLINNVGQFTVRAAVRQGSTVSQCTRLLPQTSSFTCSPTLAETYNWSQIDGIEVTSKPSLASNTPGLSTTNIDNINSRIQTQIFYPRNLINF from the coding sequence ATGAAACTATCTACCGTGTACAAACTGTTTTTGCTCGCCTCCGCATCCGCTCCTAATTTTGCCCGTAAAAATAATCGGGGGGTGACCATAATCGAACTGATTGTGGGGATGGTTATCGCTGGCATTTTAATTCAGCTAGCCTATTTTGCTTTTTCTGTTAACCGGGAAATGTATTTGAAAGATGCGGCAAAAAATGACACTAACCAGAATTTGAAAACGGTATTTGAGGTAGTAGGTCCCGCCATTACCCAAGCGGGGGAAGGCGTCGGCGTTGATTCGAGTTTTCCAGTTATTTCCATTGAACCTTTTCCCACTAGTTCTGACAATTCAAAACTGACTGTTCGTCAATTGAAAGTATCAACTAAACTGAGAATTTGTCAGGATCTCGCGGCTGGAGCCCAGACATCAATTACGGTGCTGACATCCGACCTTGCCGCACCGGCAGGTTGTGTTCCGGTGGATGGCAATGGGGATAATTATCCCGATGATTGGTTGGAGTGGAGAAGCTATCGACAAAGTAATGGCGGCACTCTGAGAATTTATATTTACGATGGTAGTGGAAGGCTTGAACCGCTTAATTACACTGGGGAAAAAGTCCATGATGCTAGCGGGGCGGCCATCACAGGTACCCCTAGCGCAAACCAAGTTGCTTCAGCTTCCATTGATGTTACAGGTACTCTTGCTAATGCCTACACTGCCGGGGGGGCAACCAGATTAATAATTGTGGAAGAGCGTACCTATCAACTCAACGGCAATACTCTCCAGACAATTATTGACAGTGGATCTCCGATTAATCTCATCAATAATGTTGGCCAGTTCACCGTTAGGGCGGCAGTGAGACAGGGCAGTACTGTCTCCCAATGTACAAGACTTCTTCCCCAAACCAGTAGCTTTACTTGCAGTCCCACTTTGGCGGAAACCTACAACTGGTCCCAAATTGATGGCATTGAAGTTACCAGTAAACCCAGCCTTGCTAGCAATACTCCTGGGCTGTCTACTACCAACATTGATAACATTAATAGCCGAATCCAAACCCAAATTTTTTATCCCCGTAATTTGATTAATTTTTAA
- a CDS encoding ABC transporter ATP-binding protein encodes MTKPIAPLLSLLNYSRVHRTKIYWAIACSLLNKIFDLAPPALIGLAVDVVIKQQDSFLARWGIVAVESQLLVLTVVSAVIWALESIFEYAYERLWRNLAQDIQHDLRLDAYAHLQQLDLAYFEERSTGRLMAILNDDINQLERFLDVGANEILQVLTTVVVIGGAFFVITPDIAWMAVVPMPFVLLGSICFQSLLTSRYALVREKVSNLNSRLSNNLSGIMTIKSFATEAEEVERLRQDSDAYRDSNQRAIALSAAFVPLIRVIIFVGFSTILYFGGLDAVRGNLAVGSYSMLVFLTQRLLWPLTGLGKTLDLYQRAMASTQRVMQLLTTPIQAHPGELSLHASQVQGEVVFQNISFAYPQRSAVLKNISLRVPAGQTIGIVGATGSGKSTLVKLLLRLYEWDSGDILLDGVDLRKYFLGDLRRSIGLVSQDVFLFHGTVRENIAYGSADATLSQIQRAANLAEAEEFIEQLPQGYDTIIGERGQKLSGGQRQRLAIARAILKNPPILILDEATSAVDNETEAAIVRSLEKITRNRTTITIAHRLSTVRYADQIYVLENGMVEEMGNHESLLARQGVYAKLWRVQTGLRSGVS; translated from the coding sequence GTGACCAAACCCATTGCTCCTCTCCTCAGCCTGTTAAATTACAGTCGGGTTCATCGTACCAAAATTTACTGGGCGATCGCCTGCTCCCTGCTGAATAAGATTTTTGATCTGGCCCCGCCCGCCCTAATTGGTTTAGCGGTGGATGTGGTGATCAAACAGCAGGATTCTTTCTTGGCCCGCTGGGGCATTGTGGCAGTGGAAAGCCAACTGCTGGTGCTGACGGTGGTTTCGGCGGTTATTTGGGCCCTGGAATCAATTTTTGAGTATGCCTACGAGCGGCTTTGGCGTAACCTCGCCCAGGATATCCAACACGATCTACGCTTGGATGCCTATGCCCATTTGCAACAGCTAGACCTGGCCTATTTCGAGGAAAGGAGTACCGGGCGGCTGATGGCCATTCTCAACGATGACATCAACCAGTTGGAAAGGTTTTTGGATGTGGGGGCCAACGAAATTTTGCAGGTGCTGACCACGGTGGTGGTGATTGGCGGCGCCTTTTTTGTCATTACCCCGGACATTGCCTGGATGGCCGTGGTGCCCATGCCCTTTGTTCTGTTGGGGTCAATCTGCTTTCAGTCTTTGCTCACTTCTCGTTATGCCCTGGTGCGGGAAAAGGTTAGTAATTTGAACAGCCGCCTCTCCAATAACCTCAGCGGCATTATGACCATTAAGAGTTTTGCCACGGAAGCGGAAGAGGTGGAACGGCTCCGGCAAGATAGTGATGCCTACCGAGACAGTAATCAACGGGCGATCGCCTTGAGTGCGGCCTTTGTGCCCTTGATTCGGGTGATTATTTTTGTCGGCTTTTCCACCATTCTCTACTTCGGTGGTTTAGATGCGGTGCGGGGCAATTTGGCGGTAGGCAGTTATAGTATGTTGGTCTTTTTAACCCAACGACTGCTCTGGCCGTTGACGGGTTTGGGTAAAACTCTCGATCTATATCAACGGGCTATGGCCTCCACCCAGCGGGTAATGCAACTTCTGACAACCCCCATTCAAGCCCATCCGGGGGAATTGAGTCTCCATGCCAGCCAAGTTCAGGGAGAAGTAGTTTTCCAAAATATTAGCTTTGCCTATCCCCAACGTTCAGCGGTGTTAAAAAATATTTCCCTACGGGTACCGGCAGGGCAAACCATTGGCATTGTGGGGGCAACGGGGTCAGGGAAAAGCACTCTGGTCAAGTTATTACTGCGCTTATACGAGTGGGACAGTGGGGATATTTTGCTCGATGGGGTAGATCTAAGAAAATATTTTCTGGGGGATTTACGACGCAGTATTGGTTTGGTGAGCCAGGATGTATTTTTATTCCACGGCACAGTGCGGGAGAATATTGCCTACGGCAGTGCCGATGCCACTTTGTCCCAAATTCAACGGGCGGCCAACTTAGCAGAGGCAGAAGAATTCATCGAGCAATTGCCCCAGGGTTACGACACCATCATCGGTGAACGGGGACAAAAACTTTCCGGGGGTCAACGGCAACGGCTGGCGATCGCCAGGGCCATTTTGAAGAATCCCCCCATTCTCATTTTGGATGAAGCCACATCAGCGGTGGACAATGAAACGGAGGCGGCCATTGTCCGTTCCCTCGAAAAAATTACCAGAAACCGCACCACCATCACCATTGCCCATCGTCTTTCCACTGTGCGCTACGCTGACCAAATTTATGTGCTGGAAAACGGCATGGTCGAGGAAATGGGCAACCATGAAAGCTTGCTGGCAAGGCAGGGAGTATATGCCAAACTCTGGCGGGTGCAAACCGGTTTGAGGAGTGGGGTTAGTTAG
- a CDS encoding Na(+)/H(+) antiporter subunit B, translating to MKWIYVLAAIGFYLKMILLPNLVVPVEEFSELSIVETIAQESGVPNVVSGIIFRNRLYDTLFEVVVFTIAIMGVRFLLADEQPVAVVHQFTDHPSIVLARLGATIAALIGVELALRGHLSPGGGFAAGVAGGTAIGLVAITAPPEWLHQLYQRWRAATLEKISVLLFIALAACSLLRLALPMGEMGAQLSGGWIPWLNILVALKVAIGSWGAILVFIRYRGLL from the coding sequence ATGAAATGGATTTATGTGCTGGCGGCGATCGGCTTTTACTTGAAAATGATCCTGCTCCCCAACCTGGTAGTACCGGTGGAGGAGTTTTCCGAACTGTCCATTGTGGAAACCATTGCCCAGGAAAGTGGCGTACCCAACGTCGTATCAGGGATTATTTTCCGCAACCGTCTCTACGACACCCTATTTGAGGTGGTAGTGTTTACCATTGCCATTATGGGAGTGAGGTTTTTGCTGGCGGATGAACAACCCGTTGCAGTGGTGCATCAATTTACCGACCATCCTTCCATTGTTTTAGCCAGATTGGGGGCCACCATTGCCGCTTTGATCGGTGTGGAACTGGCCCTGCGAGGCCATCTCAGTCCAGGGGGAGGATTTGCGGCCGGGGTAGCCGGGGGCACAGCCATTGGACTGGTGGCCATCACTGCACCACCGGAATGGCTCCATCAGCTTTACCAACGTTGGCGGGCCGCCACCCTAGAAAAAATTTCTGTGCTCCTCTTCATTGCCCTAGCGGCCTGTAGTTTACTGAGGTTGGCCCTGCCTATGGGGGAAATGGGAGCCCAACTTAGTGGCGGTTGGATTCCCTGGTTGAATATCCTGGTGGCCCTCAAAGTGGCGATCGGTTCCTGGGGGGCAATTTTGGTCTTTATTCGTTACCGGGGGTTATTGTGA
- a CDS encoding Tfp pilus assembly protein FimT/FimU, which yields MYKIPFPKFHSILLLARNYQRASPASGYTLMELVVVMVMIGILSGIVINARPWYENPLKNSQDRLQSAIKLARTRAVNTTSTYRINADPSNPNEAIKVQRIRSGSCQANATLRQDALATDTTIALNSVTGFAIGDRVSVGGTQADVLSVNFGDNTLTLGSTVGAKATGTTVTTVKNWKNDGAFLEEDLNINKKSSQTDPDVRLAGKFGGTAVTGWSICINSRGLVSLFNADGIVNSELNLVLTNSRTNEEAKVTVAPGGAMGN from the coding sequence ATGTACAAAATCCCATTTCCCAAATTCCACTCAATTTTACTTTTGGCCAGGAATTACCAAAGGGCCTCTCCGGCTTCCGGATACACCCTCATGGAGTTGGTGGTGGTAATGGTGATGATTGGCATCCTGTCGGGGATAGTGATAAACGCCAGGCCATGGTACGAAAATCCGCTGAAAAATAGTCAAGACCGTCTCCAGAGTGCAATCAAGTTGGCTAGAACCCGTGCCGTGAACACGACCTCCACCTATCGTATTAATGCTGATCCCAGCAATCCCAATGAGGCTATCAAGGTACAAAGGATTAGAAGCGGTAGCTGTCAAGCTAATGCCACCCTCCGTCAAGACGCCCTGGCGACCGATACCACCATTGCCCTGAATAGTGTGACTGGATTTGCCATTGGTGATCGTGTGAGTGTAGGGGGAACCCAGGCAGATGTGCTTTCAGTCAACTTCGGCGATAACACCTTAACCTTGGGAAGCACCGTAGGGGCGAAAGCGACGGGGACGACGGTGACAACCGTTAAAAACTGGAAGAATGATGGGGCGTTCCTAGAAGAAGACCTTAACATCAACAAAAAAAGCTCCCAGACTGACCCTGATGTCCGCTTGGCAGGAAAATTTGGCGGTACGGCAGTGACTGGATGGTCTATCTGCATTAACAGCAGGGGTTTAGTGAGTCTATTTAATGCCGATGGCATAGTCAATAGTGAACTCAATCTAGTTCTAACTAATTCTCGTACTAATGAAGAGGCAAAAGTCACCGTTGCCCCCGGTGGAGCCATGGGAAATTAG
- a CDS encoding type II secretion system protein, which produces MQTKQRLKLFKLRAVDGGFTMTENLVSLIILSITLAAMLPAFMSFGMQNAKNRQLSGATAVANNLMSDLRRQPMNDLNSKLGKTVLTNVPGQNGDKYQVDQYICTKGTTLNPANPAGTCSTTVGENDFARQILLEVKAPNNPNETIYRVQTVFARLRIRS; this is translated from the coding sequence ATGCAAACAAAACAACGACTTAAACTATTCAAACTCAGAGCGGTGGACGGGGGCTTCACCATGACAGAAAACCTCGTTTCCCTCATTATCCTCAGCATTACCCTGGCGGCAATGTTGCCTGCCTTTATGAGCTTTGGTATGCAGAATGCCAAGAATCGCCAGCTCAGTGGAGCTACTGCTGTGGCCAATAACTTGATGAGCGATCTCCGCCGTCAACCGATGAATGATCTGAACAGCAAGTTGGGCAAAACAGTGCTAACGAATGTGCCGGGACAAAATGGCGATAAATATCAGGTTGATCAGTATATCTGCACTAAGGGCACCACTTTAAATCCAGCCAATCCCGCTGGAACCTGTTCCACAACAGTGGGGGAAAACGATTTTGCCCGCCAAATCTTACTTGAAGTTAAAGCCCCCAATAATCCCAATGAAACTATCTACCGTGTACAAACTGTTTTTGCTCGCCTCCGCATCCGCTCCTAA
- a CDS encoding DUF58 domain-containing protein, with protein sequence MVPTLRFYVCLLLIGGGAMVVARMSTIPNAVGTLAIADSLLFLLTAIDYMRGKKRKITVQRQPLAPLSIGRENPVTITVANSGPSAIAKIKDDYPAPFLATNEIKTAQVLPQGSTQLGYQVQPHQRGEYRWGKVNVRQLCPWQLTWHQWAVGEGETVTVHPDLMGLKSLTIRLAQATTGNLRQMRKLGLGTEFRELRDYQAGDDLRYLDWKASARRGIPLMRVLEPEREQTVIILLDRGRLMTAWVQGLQRFDWALNTSLALAVTALHRGDRLGIGVFDRTVVSWLPPERGLHYLPKLLKTLSPIQPVLQEPDYGAAIGQLVQQQTRRALVVCITDLIDPTASRELLTALTQLAPRYLPFCVTLRDPQVDQLAHSPAATVSSAYQQAVAINLLQQRQLALAKLKQKGVLVLDAPADKVSEQLVDRYLQLKARTLL encoded by the coding sequence ATGGTTCCCACTCTCCGCTTTTATGTCTGCCTGCTGCTCATTGGCGGAGGGGCCATGGTGGTGGCCCGGATGAGTACTATTCCTAACGCAGTGGGGACTTTGGCCATAGCAGATAGCTTACTTTTTTTGCTGACAGCAATTGACTATATGCGAGGCAAGAAGCGAAAAATAACCGTGCAACGGCAGCCCCTGGCACCCCTTTCCATTGGTCGAGAAAATCCCGTTACCATTACAGTGGCAAATTCTGGCCCATCGGCGATCGCCAAAATTAAAGATGATTATCCCGCCCCATTTTTGGCCACGAATGAGATCAAGACGGCCCAAGTTTTACCCCAGGGCAGCACTCAGTTAGGTTACCAAGTACAACCCCATCAGCGGGGGGAATACCGTTGGGGCAAGGTGAATGTGCGGCAATTATGTCCCTGGCAACTGACTTGGCACCAATGGGCAGTGGGCGAGGGGGAAACGGTGACTGTCCACCCCGATTTAATGGGGCTCAAATCCTTGACTATTCGCTTGGCCCAGGCCACTACGGGGAACCTAAGACAAATGCGCAAGCTTGGTTTAGGCACAGAATTTCGGGAACTACGGGACTACCAAGCGGGGGATGATCTGCGGTATTTGGATTGGAAAGCTAGTGCCAGAAGGGGCATTCCCCTTATGCGGGTGTTGGAGCCAGAACGGGAACAGACGGTGATTATTTTGCTTGACCGGGGCCGGTTAATGACCGCTTGGGTGCAGGGACTACAGCGCTTTGATTGGGCACTGAACACCAGTTTGGCCCTAGCAGTGACCGCTTTACATCGAGGCGATCGCCTGGGCATCGGGGTATTTGACCGGACAGTGGTGAGTTGGTTGCCCCCAGAGCGGGGTTTGCATTACTTGCCTAAATTATTGAAAACCTTGAGTCCAATTCAACCAGTTTTGCAAGAACCGGATTACGGTGCGGCGATCGGTCAACTGGTGCAACAACAAACTAGGCGAGCCCTAGTGGTGTGCATCACCGATTTAATTGATCCCACTGCTTCACGGGAATTGCTCACTGCCCTCACTCAGCTAGCCCCCCGTTATCTGCCCTTTTGTGTTACCTTGCGGGATCCCCAGGTGGACCAATTAGCCCATTCCCCGGCCGCTACAGTTAGTAGTGCTTACCAACAAGCAGTGGCCATTAATCTATTGCAACAGCGGCAATTGGCCCTGGCGAAACTGAAGCAAAAAGGAGTTTTAGTCTTAGATGCCCCGGCGGACAAAGTGAGTGAACAGTTGGTGGATCGTTACCTACAACTCAAAGCCCGCACCCTGCTTTAG
- a CDS encoding cation-translocating P-type ATPase, whose translation MAQTINLQLEGMRCAACASSIERAIAKVPGVQSCQVNFALERAVVSYQGDIDPESLTGAVARAGYHAQLIESEMASSEQTKQAKPLFSAKLVTGLIISGVLFFGSLPMMLGVDIPRFPHIFHNAWLQWLLATPVQFWCGAEFYRGAWKSVRTRSATMDTLVALGTSAAYFYSVAITLFPQWLTNQGLAAHVYFEAAAVVITLILLGRSLEQRARQETSAAIRKLMGLQPQTALVKTENGWETVAIADLTIDDVVRVRPGEKIPVDGVVKAGNSTVDESLVTGESLPVAKTVGEEVIGATLNKTGSLDVRVTKLGQDSVLAQIIQLVQQAQASKAPIQHFVDRITHWFVPTVILVAIAAFCTWWITTGNITLAVLTLVEVLIIACPCALGLATPTSVMVGTGKGAEYGVLIKEARSLEMAEKLTAIVLDKTGTLTEGKPSVTNFFTLPPTSTEESLQLVQLAASLEQYSEHPLAEAVVNYGQSQQVSLLDIQNFQAIAGCGVEGQWQGQWVRLGTPNWLADLGVNNTEHEPWQSQAQQWEGQQKTVIWLAVGTEIKALLAIADALKPSSPQVVQALKKLGLSVYMLTGDNQATAQAIADTVGIRHVLAQVRPGDKAQQVEQLQQQGNTVAMVGDGINDAPALAQADVGIAIGTGTDVAIAASDITLITGDLQGILTAIKLSRATMGNIRQNLFFAFIYNVVGIPVAAGVFYPLFGLLLNPILAGAAMAFSSVSVVTNALRLKQFRP comes from the coding sequence ATGGCCCAAACCATCAATTTGCAGCTGGAGGGAATGCGCTGTGCGGCCTGTGCTTCCAGCATTGAACGGGCGATCGCCAAAGTGCCGGGGGTGCAATCCTGCCAGGTGAATTTTGCCCTGGAGCGGGCGGTGGTTAGTTACCAAGGGGACATCGACCCGGAGAGCCTGACAGGGGCAGTGGCCAGGGCCGGTTATCACGCCCAACTGATCGAATCAGAAATGGCCTCTTCGGAGCAAACAAAGCAGGCCAAGCCGTTATTTTCCGCCAAACTCGTGACAGGTTTAATCATTAGTGGAGTGCTCTTTTTTGGTTCTCTACCGATGATGCTGGGAGTGGATATTCCCCGTTTTCCCCATATTTTCCATAATGCTTGGTTGCAATGGCTCCTGGCCACCCCAGTGCAGTTTTGGTGTGGGGCGGAATTTTACCGGGGAGCCTGGAAATCAGTACGAACCCGCAGTGCCACCATGGACACCCTTGTGGCCTTGGGTACTAGTGCGGCCTACTTTTATTCCGTGGCCATTACCCTTTTTCCCCAATGGTTGACCAACCAAGGACTAGCGGCCCATGTTTATTTTGAAGCGGCGGCGGTGGTGATTACCCTGATTTTATTGGGAAGGTCGTTGGAACAGCGGGCCCGACAGGAAACTTCGGCGGCGATCCGTAAATTGATGGGGCTACAACCCCAGACGGCTTTGGTAAAAACGGAAAATGGCTGGGAAACCGTGGCGATCGCCGATCTAACTATTGATGATGTGGTGCGGGTAAGGCCGGGGGAAAAAATCCCAGTGGATGGTGTGGTAAAGGCTGGTAACTCCACAGTGGACGAATCTTTGGTGACGGGGGAAAGTTTACCGGTGGCTAAAACCGTGGGGGAAGAAGTAATTGGGGCCACGTTGAATAAAACCGGCAGTTTGGATGTCCGAGTTACTAAGTTGGGGCAGGATTCCGTGCTCGCTCAAATTATCCAATTGGTACAGCAAGCCCAGGCTTCCAAAGCTCCAATTCAACACTTTGTTGACCGCATTACCCACTGGTTTGTCCCGACAGTGATCCTGGTGGCGATCGCCGCTTTTTGTACTTGGTGGATCACAACGGGAAATATTACTTTGGCGGTTTTAACCCTGGTGGAAGTGCTGATTATCGCCTGTCCCTGTGCATTGGGTTTGGCTACCCCCACCTCCGTCATGGTGGGTACGGGTAAGGGGGCGGAATATGGCGTGTTAATCAAAGAAGCCCGCAGTTTGGAAATGGCGGAAAAGTTAACAGCCATTGTGCTAGATAAAACCGGCACGTTAACCGAGGGTAAACCCAGTGTGACCAACTTTTTTACCCTACCCCCCACCTCCACTGAGGAAAGCTTGCAGTTAGTCCAGTTAGCGGCCAGTTTGGAACAATATTCTGAACATCCCCTGGCGGAAGCGGTGGTCAATTACGGTCAATCCCAGCAGGTGAGTTTGTTAGACATACAAAACTTCCAGGCGATCGCCGGTTGTGGCGTGGAAGGGCAATGGCAGGGGCAATGGGTCAGGTTAGGAACCCCAAACTGGTTAGCAGACCTAGGGGTAAATAATACGGAGCATGAACCATGGCAAAGTCAGGCCCAGCAATGGGAAGGGCAACAAAAAACCGTCATTTGGCTTGCGGTAGGCACGGAAATTAAAGCCCTGTTGGCGATCGCCGATGCCCTCAAGCCCTCTTCTCCCCAAGTGGTACAAGCCCTGAAAAAATTGGGTTTGTCGGTTTATATGCTTACTGGCGATAACCAGGCCACGGCCCAGGCTATTGCCGACACGGTAGGTATTCGCCATGTCTTGGCCCAGGTTCGGCCAGGGGACAAAGCCCAACAGGTGGAACAGTTACAACAACAGGGTAATACGGTTGCCATGGTAGGGGATGGCATTAACGATGCTCCGGCCCTAGCCCAAGCAGATGTGGGCATCGCCATTGGTACTGGCACCGACGTGGCGATCGCCGCCAGTGATATTACCTTGATCACTGGAGATTTACAGGGAATTTTGACCGCCATCAAACTTAGCCGGGCCACCATGGGTAATATTAGGCAAAATCTCTTTTTTGCTTTCATTTACAACGTTGTGGGTATTCCGGTGGCCGCTGGGGTGTTCTATCCCCTTTTTGGCCTACTACTCAATCCCATCCTGGCCGGGGCCGCCATGGCCTTTAGCTCCGTTTCTGTGGTGACTAATGCCCTGCGGCTGAAACAATTCCGTCCTTAG
- the fabD gene encoding ACP S-malonyltransferase: MKTAWVFPGQGSQAVGMGADLLPTAIAKEKYQQAEEILGWSVVEKCQGDEASLALTQNTQPCLYVIEAILTDLLKDQGFEPDYVAGHSLGEYSALYAAGVFDFVTGLQLVKERSEVMAGASGGMMAALMKFDQNQLQQALTDNPEVVLANDNSLEQVVISGTVAGVEAILANVKARRAVPLKVSGAFHSSFMNEPAQAFAQTLAACQFQDATVPVLSNVDPSPTQNGDRLKEKLIQQMTGSVRWRETMVNLGEIGATDYWEVGPGKVLTGLCKRTCPDLNLKNIKQLEDLNSP, encoded by the coding sequence ATGAAAACCGCATGGGTGTTTCCCGGCCAAGGTTCCCAAGCTGTGGGCATGGGGGCAGATCTGCTCCCAACGGCGATCGCCAAGGAAAAATATCAGCAAGCAGAGGAGATTCTCGGCTGGTCAGTGGTGGAAAAATGTCAGGGGGACGAAGCCAGTTTAGCCCTGACCCAAAATACCCAGCCCTGTCTGTACGTTATCGAAGCAATTTTGACCGATTTGCTCAAAGATCAGGGTTTTGAGCCTGATTATGTAGCGGGCCATAGCCTGGGGGAATATTCTGCCCTCTACGCTGCCGGAGTGTTCGACTTTGTCACGGGTTTACAACTGGTCAAGGAACGCTCGGAAGTAATGGCTGGAGCTTCGGGAGGAATGATGGCCGCCCTGATGAAATTTGATCAAAATCAGTTACAGCAAGCCTTGACGGATAACCCAGAGGTGGTGCTAGCCAACGATAACAGCCTCGAACAAGTGGTCATTTCCGGTACGGTGGCTGGGGTAGAAGCTATTTTGGCTAACGTTAAAGCCCGTCGAGCCGTGCCATTGAAAGTCTCCGGAGCCTTCCATTCCAGTTTTATGAACGAACCGGCCCAAGCCTTTGCCCAAACCCTAGCCGCTTGTCAGTTCCAGGATGCCACTGTGCCCGTCCTCTCCAACGTGGACCCCAGCCCTACCCAAAACGGCGATCGCCTGAAGGAAAAACTAATTCAACAAATGACCGGCTCCGTACGCTGGCGAGAAACTATGGTTAATTTAGGGGAAATTGGCGCAACGGACTATTGGGAAGTGGGTCCAGGCAAAGTGCTGACTGGCCTATGCAAACGCACCTGTCCTGATCTAAACCTGAAAAACATCAAGCAGTTGGAGGATTTGAATTCCCCTTAG